In Myxococcales bacterium, a single window of DNA contains:
- a CDS encoding class I SAM-dependent methyltransferase, with translation MHHLRPGSGKIRAFRFETTAGEVPALRFLGEASVGLANIAALFVAVAFTHTHTHTQFLHFAPEKCLSTHLRERLGDGYLSVDLTPGAAMRVMDITRLELPDASVDGILCSHVLEHIPDDRRAMAEMRRVLRPDGWAIVIVPLRGERTIEEAEASQNPAFSREKDFGQADHVRYYGRDVVERLSQAGFRVETFNAVDRFGKDELAYFGLKNEPAFLCRPSSTDSPSE, from the coding sequence ATGCATCATCTGCGGCCAGGAAGCGGAAAAATTCGCGCCTTTCGGTTTGAAACCACGGCCGGCGAAGTGCCCGCATTGCGGTTCCTTGGAGAGGCATCGGTTGGTTTGGCAAATATTGCGGCACTATTCGTTGCTGTCGCCTTCACACACACACACACACACACACAATTTCTGCATTTCGCGCCGGAAAAATGCCTTTCGACCCATTTGCGGGAAAGGCTCGGCGATGGCTATTTATCCGTCGATCTGACACCGGGAGCCGCCATGCGCGTCATGGACATCACCCGTCTGGAATTGCCTGACGCGTCGGTGGACGGAATTCTGTGCAGCCATGTTTTGGAGCATATTCCGGACGATCGCCGGGCGATGGCGGAAATGCGGCGGGTGTTGCGCCCCGACGGTTGGGCGATCGTCATCGTGCCGCTGCGCGGCGAGCGCACGATCGAGGAGGCGGAGGCGTCGCAAAATCCGGCTTTCTCGCGCGAGAAGGATTTCGGCCAGGCGGACCATGTGCGGTACTACGGCCGGGACGTGGTCGAACGGTTGTCCCAGGCCGGTTTTCGCGTGGAAACCTTCAACGCCGTCGATCGGTTCGGTAAAGATGAACTGGCGTATTTCGGCCTGAAAAACGAGCCGGCCTTTTTATGCCGCCCGTCATCGACGGACTCCCCGTCAGAATAG
- a CDS encoding CopG family transcriptional regulator: MDKVTIKIPRQLYEKIQVLIVDSGFSSPTEFIVYVLRDLIGEQLTGREVPRGENSELTNDEISAIKQRLRNLGYL; this comes from the coding sequence ATGGATAAAGTGACGATCAAGATTCCGAGACAGCTTTACGAGAAGATTCAGGTCTTGATCGTCGATTCCGGTTTCTCCAGCCCCACGGAGTTCATTGTCTACGTGCTTCGCGACCTGATCGGCGAACAACTGACCGGCCGGGAAGTTCCCCGCGGGGAAAACTCCGAACTGACGAACGATGAAATTAGCGCCATCAAGCAGCGATTAAGGAACCTTGGATACTTGTAG
- a CDS encoding ferritin family protein codes for MTIDKERLLAAVKTMALGEVYSFAIDREREAQLFYKQAQDAVKNLGAKSMLAELYQEEVQHEQMLLRARKAEKIEIVGQARGFVDLGLADMMPDVRVRPTSTPQEILMAAIKKEAFAESFYLAAEEGTDNPDAKKLFAHLADEENQHKSMLETWYDDHILTNN; via the coding sequence ATGACGATCGACAAGGAACGTTTGCTGGCCGCCGTCAAAACCATGGCCCTGGGCGAGGTTTACTCCTTCGCGATCGACCGCGAACGAGAAGCGCAATTGTTTTACAAGCAAGCCCAGGACGCCGTGAAAAACCTCGGCGCCAAGTCGATGCTCGCCGAGCTTTATCAAGAAGAAGTGCAGCACGAGCAAATGCTGCTGCGGGCCCGCAAGGCCGAAAAAATAGAAATCGTCGGCCAGGCGCGCGGCTTCGTCGACCTGGGGTTGGCCGACATGATGCCCGACGTCCGCGTCCGCCCGACCAGCACCCCGCAGGAAATTTTGATGGCGGCGATCAAAAAAGAAGCCTTCGCCGAATCCTTTTACCTGGCCGCCGAGGAAGGCACCGACAACCCGGATGCGAAAAAATTGTTCGCGCACCTCGCCGACGAGGAAAACCAGCACAAGAGCATGCTGGAAACCTGGTACGACGACCACATTCTGACGAATAATTGA
- a CDS encoding glycoside hydrolase family 5 protein — translation MKCRMLTLLLLLLTVLPLACASDDDDDHDSDSEPTPDDDDDDNDDDNDNDDNDTGDDDDDDNDDNDDNDNDNDNDDDNDDASPSYFPLYDEAGRELILHGANFMAVEAAGLPIDYERMRDDWGFNVVRILITWSALEPEQGVYNYDYLPTLVDPQIQYAADAGVKVILDMHQYHWSSCCGGMGMPDWTCSDLGEVPFEWLLQSGPFWSNEAYLDAFVALWEYVAEYYAGDDRIIAYDLFNEPIAGLRTLPWTMDNQLLRPLYERLIAWIRAVDPEHYLMIEPAMISVAGFPCVMDRIEADKLIYAPHLYPGMIAEGGDYDYPRAWIEKHLGKRVAETARFRTPLLIGETGLKSSGAHAEQYARDSMEILDQPMAHWTWWAYGYDDDSMGLCLLSGEPKEIFLRHLSRPYPRATAGHLGGYDFDVDTLTFTLNFTNDEKAAPETEIFVNAAYHYPDGFTVSSTDPESGWSYAWDADAQLLTVTADPATAAHTITIAPQ, via the coding sequence ATGAAATGTAGGATGCTGACGCTGCTTCTGCTGTTGCTGACCGTTTTACCGCTCGCCTGCGCGTCGGATGACGATGACGACCACGATTCGGATTCGGAGCCGACACCGGACGACGACGATGATGACAACGATGACGACAATGACAACGACGACAACGATACCGGCGATGATGACGATGATGACAACGACGACAACGATGACAACGACAACGACAATGATAACGATGACGACAACGACGACGCCTCGCCGTCCTATTTCCCGCTTTACGACGAAGCCGGCCGCGAGCTGATCCTGCACGGCGCCAATTTCATGGCCGTCGAAGCCGCCGGGTTGCCCATCGACTACGAGCGCATGCGCGACGATTGGGGTTTCAACGTCGTGCGGATTCTCATCACCTGGTCGGCGCTGGAACCAGAACAAGGCGTCTACAACTACGACTACCTGCCCACCCTGGTCGATCCGCAAATCCAGTACGCCGCCGACGCGGGGGTCAAGGTCATTCTGGACATGCACCAATACCACTGGTCGTCGTGCTGCGGCGGCATGGGCATGCCCGACTGGACCTGCTCGGACCTGGGCGAAGTGCCTTTCGAGTGGCTGCTGCAATCCGGCCCGTTCTGGAGCAACGAAGCCTACCTCGACGCCTTCGTGGCGCTGTGGGAATACGTGGCGGAGTATTACGCGGGCGACGACCGGATCATCGCCTACGATCTGTTCAACGAGCCGATCGCCGGCCTGCGGACCCTGCCCTGGACGATGGACAATCAACTGCTGCGGCCGCTCTACGAACGGCTGATCGCCTGGATCCGCGCGGTGGACCCGGAGCATTACCTGATGATCGAGCCGGCGATGATCAGCGTCGCCGGTTTTCCGTGCGTGATGGACCGGATCGAGGCGGACAAGCTGATCTACGCCCCGCACCTGTACCCGGGCATGATCGCGGAAGGCGGCGATTACGACTATCCGCGCGCCTGGATCGAAAAGCACCTGGGCAAGCGCGTCGCCGAAACCGCGCGCTTCCGGACGCCGCTGCTCATTGGCGAAACCGGCCTGAAATCCTCCGGCGCGCACGCCGAGCAGTACGCCCGCGACAGCATGGAAATTCTGGACCAGCCGATGGCGCACTGGACCTGGTGGGCCTACGGCTACGACGACGATTCGATGGGCCTCTGCCTGCTGTCCGGCGAACCGAAGGAAATCTTCCTGCGGCACCTGTCGCGGCCCTACCCGCGCGCCACGGCGGGCCACCTCGGCGGCTACGACTTCGACGTCGACACCCTCACGTTCACGCTGAATTTCACCAATGACGAGAAAGCCGCGCCGGAGACCGAAATCTTCGTCAACGCGGCTTATCATTATCCGGACGGCTTCACCGTTTCCTCGACGGACCCGGAAAGCGGTTGGAGTTATGCGTGGGACGCGGACGCGCAATTGCTGACGGTGACCGCCGACCCGGCGACCGCCGCGCACACGATCACGATCGCGCCGCAATGA
- a CDS encoding sulfatase, translating to MNWRERWTAAKANSRWWVFAVAGAFAVLSYLLLKSHHRLISLNYCFYACGAAALYLAVRTFIRPRNLLERWAFTLALAVLVIGALYQVTAVPLARMYDRGVIRAWNMYHYYLGSKYFAEVGYTELYPQTIVADREMKNRLRNVMRLRDMTDYEVRSVEALVPDEPLPAFTPERWEQFKQDLAVFIPMASPRIWQQIVLDRGYNPTPFWNSVGHVFSNAFDIRRRSQLLRATSIDLVLYALLFVGVCWAFGVEPALLVLLCFALLPFNLPRLIGGYIQYDWIAAITLGVCFLRKRWPIAAAVSLGYGTMARVFPLILAGGLAFPALRQLLRERRLDKFYWKFAIAFFLFCVVGLGIGSLSNKGFGAWLEWKEKIATHNWEMTFGEGRVGLKHLFTHRLGDNDFEKGTAPRKSVYRRQQGWYYAAAALYLVLFLAAVWRRSRLNSVLLSSAVFFILLVPSHYYWSILALLPLWRTDRDGPWQPALVPSLTAFLVPAGWYLNAQTQSHQYAQYIRFDELLACCYLVLFVYLLAVNLRDTGLWAKLTDKLPWLKNPFAKSTAAPTGVLLLLLLPLLAVTQTGCAKKADKPRPNILLIVVDTMRADHVGAYGYQRPTTPAIDQLAKEATVFTRAYSHSPWTMPSVASILTSLTPRDHGIIKWEQPLEERFLTLAEYLAGHGYYTAAFVSHVIFEPEYHYNQGFDTYDYSVMEKGEPDEISTAKEISDLAVAALQKNTYQPFFMWLHYFDPHNDYLLHEPYNFGGQPIDLYDSEIRFTDEQIGRVFAKLQELKLWDDTVIVVMADHGEEFYEHGWRYHSRTLYEELIHIPLVIRVPGFKPQRLPTIVAESDVAPTLCRLAKLPVPREFKGKRIQYKKPFLSAPRFTDRENRVVFAETFRYGRKQGLVFENWKYVHDLKTSRFEMFDLQADPLEKNNLAYQQMDLAKKFKEQLNAFYKVGRAKIEEHELSDALKRSLDSLGYLNQ from the coding sequence ATGAATTGGCGTGAGCGATGGACGGCCGCGAAGGCGAACAGCCGCTGGTGGGTGTTCGCCGTGGCGGGCGCGTTCGCGGTGTTGAGCTACCTTTTATTGAAGAGCCATCATCGGCTGATCAGCCTGAATTACTGCTTTTACGCCTGCGGCGCCGCCGCGCTGTACCTGGCGGTGCGTACTTTCATTCGGCCGCGCAACCTGTTGGAGCGCTGGGCGTTTACCCTGGCGCTCGCCGTCCTGGTCATCGGCGCGCTGTACCAGGTCACCGCCGTGCCGCTCGCCCGGATGTACGACCGGGGCGTCATCCGCGCCTGGAATATGTATCACTACTACCTCGGCTCGAAGTACTTCGCCGAAGTCGGCTACACCGAACTCTATCCGCAGACGATCGTCGCCGATCGCGAAATGAAAAACCGCCTGCGCAACGTCATGCGCTTGCGCGACATGACCGATTACGAAGTCCGTTCGGTCGAGGCTCTGGTGCCGGACGAGCCCCTGCCCGCCTTCACGCCGGAGCGTTGGGAACAATTCAAACAGGATCTGGCGGTCTTCATTCCCATGGCTTCGCCGCGGATCTGGCAGCAGATCGTTCTCGACCGCGGTTACAATCCGACGCCGTTCTGGAACTCGGTCGGCCACGTGTTCAGCAACGCCTTCGACATCCGCCGGCGCAGCCAGTTATTGCGGGCCACCTCCATCGACCTGGTTTTGTACGCGCTCCTGTTCGTCGGGGTTTGCTGGGCTTTCGGCGTCGAACCGGCGCTACTGGTGCTCCTTTGTTTTGCCTTGTTGCCCTTCAACCTGCCGCGCCTGATCGGCGGCTATATCCAATACGACTGGATCGCCGCCATCACCCTCGGCGTTTGTTTCCTGCGCAAGCGCTGGCCGATCGCCGCCGCCGTCAGCCTGGGTTACGGCACCATGGCGCGGGTTTTTCCGCTGATTCTCGCCGGGGGCCTGGCTTTCCCCGCGTTGCGGCAACTGCTCCGCGAGCGACGGCTCGACAAGTTTTACTGGAAATTCGCCATCGCCTTTTTCCTGTTCTGCGTGGTCGGGTTGGGCATCGGCTCCCTTTCGAACAAGGGCTTCGGCGCGTGGCTGGAATGGAAAGAAAAGATCGCCACCCACAACTGGGAAATGACCTTCGGCGAGGGGCGAGTCGGCCTGAAACACCTGTTCACCCACCGGTTGGGTGACAACGATTTCGAAAAAGGCACTGCGCCCCGCAAGTCGGTTTATCGCCGGCAACAGGGGTGGTATTACGCGGCGGCGGCGCTTTACCTGGTGCTGTTCCTCGCGGCGGTGTGGCGGCGCAGCCGCTTGAACAGCGTGCTGCTTTCCTCGGCCGTATTTTTCATCCTGCTGGTGCCTTCGCATTATTACTGGTCGATTCTGGCCTTGTTGCCGCTCTGGCGAACCGATCGGGACGGCCCGTGGCAGCCGGCCCTGGTGCCCTCGCTGACCGCCTTCCTCGTGCCGGCCGGTTGGTATCTCAATGCCCAAACCCAGAGCCATCAATACGCGCAATACATCCGCTTCGACGAATTGCTCGCCTGCTGCTACCTGGTGCTGTTCGTTTACCTGCTGGCCGTCAATCTGCGCGACACGGGACTGTGGGCGAAGCTTACCGACAAGCTGCCGTGGCTGAAAAACCCCTTCGCCAAATCGACCGCCGCGCCGACCGGCGTCCTGTTGCTGCTTCTCCTGCCCCTGCTTGCCGTGACGCAAACCGGCTGCGCGAAAAAGGCGGACAAGCCGCGGCCGAATATCTTGCTGATCGTCGTCGACACCATGCGCGCCGATCACGTCGGCGCTTACGGCTACCAACGCCCGACCACCCCGGCGATCGACCAACTGGCGAAAGAAGCCACCGTGTTCACACGGGCTTACAGCCACAGCCCCTGGACCATGCCGTCGGTCGCCTCGATCCTCACCTCGCTGACGCCGCGCGATCACGGCATCATCAAGTGGGAACAGCCCCTGGAGGAACGTTTTCTGACCCTGGCCGAATATCTCGCCGGGCACGGCTATTACACCGCGGCGTTCGTCAGCCACGTCATTTTCGAACCCGAATACCACTACAACCAGGGCTTCGATACCTACGATTATTCCGTGATGGAGAAGGGCGAGCCCGACGAAATCAGCACCGCGAAGGAAATCAGCGACCTGGCCGTCGCCGCGCTGCAAAAGAACACCTACCAGCCCTTTTTCATGTGGCTGCATTATTTCGATCCGCACAACGATTATCTGCTGCACGAGCCCTACAATTTCGGCGGCCAGCCCATCGATTTGTACGACAGCGAAATCCGCTTCACCGACGAGCAGATCGGCCGGGTTTTCGCCAAGCTCCAGGAACTCAAGCTCTGGGACGACACCGTCATCGTGGTCATGGCCGATCACGGCGAGGAGTTTTACGAGCACGGGTGGCGCTACCACAGCCGCACGCTTTACGAGGAATTGATCCACATCCCGCTGGTGATCCGCGTGCCGGGCTTCAAGCCGCAAAGGTTGCCGACGATCGTCGCCGAAAGCGACGTGGCGCCGACGCTGTGCCGCCTGGCCAAACTGCCGGTTCCCAGGGAATTCAAGGGCAAACGAATTCAGTACAAAAAGCCCTTTCTCTCCGCCCCCCGGTTTACCGATCGGGAAAATCGGGTCGTTTTCGCCGAGACATTTCGCTATGGGCGGAAACAAGGTTTGGTTTTCGAAAACTGGAAGTACGTCCACGACCTGAAAACCAGCCGTTTCGAAATGTTCGACTTGCAAGCCGACCCGCTCGAAAAGAACAACCTGGCCTACCAGCAGATGGATCTGGCGAAAAAGTTCAAGGAACAACTCAACGCTTTTTACAAGGTGGGCCGCGCGAAAATCGAGGAACACGAGCTGTCCGATGCATTGAAGAGATCGCTCGATAGCCTGGGCTACCTCAATCAATGA
- a CDS encoding ferritin family protein, giving the protein MKWSAIEICKIGVEVERNGRAFYLKARDKVADEDLQKLFSRLADAELIHEKTYLQILERLEIADPAESECCYDQEYDIYLGALADTRVFTPQRTVDQIIAPLKTPSDLLRVAMGFEKDAILWLSEMINLVADDEKPVIEEFISYEKEHLAVLMTELKKLSA; this is encoded by the coding sequence ATGAAATGGAGCGCGATTGAAATCTGCAAAATCGGCGTAGAAGTCGAACGCAACGGTCGGGCTTTTTATCTGAAAGCGCGGGATAAAGTCGCCGATGAGGACTTGCAAAAGTTATTTTCCCGCTTGGCCGACGCCGAATTGATCCACGAAAAAACCTACCTGCAAATCCTGGAACGGCTCGAAATCGCCGACCCGGCCGAAAGCGAATGCTGTTATGACCAGGAATACGACATTTATCTGGGCGCATTGGCCGATACGCGGGTTTTCACACCGCAACGCACCGTCGATCAAATCATCGCCCCCCTGAAGACCCCGTCCGACTTGCTGCGCGTCGCAATGGGCTTTGAAAAGGATGCCATTTTATGGCTAAGCGAGATGATCAACCTGGTAGCCGACGATGAAAAGCCGGTTATCGAGGAGTTCATCAGCTACGAAAAAGAGCATTTGGCCGTATTAATGACCGAATTGAAAAAATTGTCCGCGTAA
- a CDS encoding cupin domain-containing protein, producing MNQQATSQLPPAEAVSLADLVAYQDGGIVSKTLIRNDAGNLTLFAFDAGQGLSEHIAPFEAVVQVLEGRGELTIAGKTIRAAAGQTVLMPAHAPHSVQAPERFKMLLIMIRG from the coding sequence ATGAACCAGCAAGCGACCTCGCAACTACCGCCGGCGGAAGCCGTTTCGCTGGCCGATCTGGTGGCCTACCAGGACGGCGGCATCGTCAGCAAAACCCTGATCCGCAACGACGCGGGCAACCTGACGTTGTTCGCCTTCGACGCCGGGCAGGGCCTGAGCGAGCACATCGCGCCCTTCGAGGCCGTGGTGCAAGTATTGGAAGGCCGGGGCGAGCTCACCATCGCCGGCAAAACGATCCGCGCCGCCGCCGGCCAGACCGTCCTCATGCCGGCGCACGCGCCCCACTCGGTGCAGGCCCCCGAACGGTTCAAAATGCTGCTCATTATGATCCGCGGCTGA
- a CDS encoding SGNH/GDSL hydrolase family protein codes for MRTRILLLAIIGLLLIAAGAPAAPKINVISVGDSWANQWCEDLQWVILTHGVAAKVWNFGIYGTTSTIWASPGALLEVQLHLLDHPKIDWAVVSLGGNDLLDGYLLGGYGEAVFPIVEDSIRVVIDGLLAIRPNLRISLNGYDFPNFEHTLECILMGQAMLGGNTYDQNLLIARLTQIAADIAADYPQVYCTELLGTLQEADGVPNPPNYYRPSPARFYIEDECVHPRGGGYWYLMQRLYDNFFEPLNVADDDDDDNDDDNDDNDDDDNDNDDNDNDDNDNDNNDDWADDDNDDNDHDTVDDDNDDNDDDNGDDGSCGS; via the coding sequence ATGCGGACACGAATTCTTTTACTGGCAATTATCGGATTGTTGCTTATCGCAGCCGGCGCTCCGGCCGCGCCCAAAATCAACGTGATTTCCGTCGGCGACAGTTGGGCCAATCAGTGGTGCGAAGACCTGCAATGGGTGATTCTGACTCACGGCGTCGCCGCGAAGGTTTGGAATTTCGGCATCTACGGCACGACCTCCACGATCTGGGCGTCTCCCGGCGCCTTGCTGGAAGTGCAACTGCACTTGCTCGACCATCCCAAAATCGATTGGGCGGTGGTCAGTCTGGGCGGCAACGACCTACTCGACGGCTATCTGCTGGGCGGCTACGGCGAGGCGGTTTTCCCGATCGTCGAGGATTCGATCCGCGTGGTGATCGACGGTTTGCTGGCGATTCGCCCGAATTTGAGGATTTCGCTGAACGGCTACGATTTCCCCAATTTCGAGCACACCCTTGAATGCATCCTGATGGGGCAGGCCATGCTCGGCGGCAATACCTATGATCAAAACCTGCTGATCGCCCGCCTCACGCAAATCGCCGCGGATATCGCCGCGGATTATCCCCAGGTCTATTGCACGGAGCTGCTCGGCACTTTGCAGGAAGCCGACGGCGTCCCGAATCCGCCGAATTATTATCGGCCCTCCCCGGCGCGCTTCTACATCGAAGACGAATGCGTGCATCCGCGCGGCGGCGGTTATTGGTATCTGATGCAGCGCCTCTACGACAACTTCTTCGAGCCGCTCAACGTCGCGGACGATGACGATGACGACAACGACGATGACAATGACGACAATGATGATGACGACAACGACAATGACGACAATGACAATGACGATAACGATAATGACAACAATGATGATTGGGCCGACGACGATAACGACGACAATGACCACGACACCGTGGACGACGATAACGACGACAACGACGATGACAACGGCGACGACGGCTCTTGTGGCTCTTGA
- a CDS encoding ferritin family protein, whose protein sequence is MNIKNLLIEAVNREIGSYELYLHLAGKIQNQEGAKTFDHLAEDEENHRRMLESWWQARYNEPLPVENKSFEKSKLKIDTQSGAVDALELALAREKSDATLYESLAGQATNADLILLCKELAAQEWGHFATIRAEINAITGDFYWFDIGHASHVED, encoded by the coding sequence ATGAACATTAAAAATTTGCTGATTGAAGCGGTCAACCGTGAAATCGGTTCCTATGAATTGTATCTGCATCTGGCGGGAAAAATCCAAAATCAGGAAGGGGCGAAAACCTTCGATCACCTGGCCGAGGACGAGGAAAACCACCGCCGCATGCTGGAAAGCTGGTGGCAGGCGCGCTACAACGAGCCCCTGCCCGTCGAAAACAAAAGCTTCGAAAAAAGCAAGCTCAAGATCGACACGCAGAGCGGCGCGGTCGACGCCCTCGAACTGGCGCTGGCCCGCGAAAAATCCGACGCCACGCTCTACGAATCGCTCGCCGGCCAGGCGACGAACGCCGACCTGATTCTGCTCTGCAAGGAACTGGCGGCCCAGGAATGGGGCCACTTCGCCACCATCCGCGCCGAGATCAACGCCATCACCGGCGATTTCTACTGGTTCGACATCGGCCACGCCAGCCACGTGGAGGACTGA
- a CDS encoding nucleotidyl transferase AbiEii/AbiGii toxin family protein translates to MEKALATLGAVLKSRGLRYELVIVGGGALMLLGVIARATRDIDVVALVQEGRYLGADPLPESLVRAVRDVGTVMGLDAGWINPGPTDLLRFGLPAGFETRLIDRHYDGLLLHLIGPHDQICLKFYAAADQGPRSKHLDDLRRLTPSRRELRQAASWARGHDPSPGFHSLTEQVLAAFESEENDGTA, encoded by the coding sequence ATGGAAAAGGCTCTGGCGACCTTGGGCGCGGTCCTGAAAAGCCGTGGACTAAGGTACGAACTCGTCATCGTGGGCGGCGGCGCCCTGATGCTGCTCGGCGTCATTGCGCGCGCCACCAGGGACATCGATGTCGTGGCTTTGGTTCAAGAGGGGCGTTATCTCGGCGCCGATCCCCTGCCAGAATCCTTGGTCCGCGCCGTCCGCGACGTGGGAACGGTCATGGGTCTCGACGCGGGCTGGATCAACCCGGGACCGACGGACCTCCTGCGCTTCGGGCTGCCGGCAGGTTTCGAAACGCGCCTGATCGATCGACATTACGACGGACTGCTGCTGCACTTGATCGGGCCTCACGACCAGATCTGCCTGAAGTTTTATGCCGCGGCGGATCAAGGTCCGCGCAGCAAACACCTGGACGACCTTCGCCGGTTGACCCCCTCTCGACGGGAGTTGCGGCAGGCGGCCTCCTGGGCGCGAGGGCACGATCCCTCACCCGGCTTTCACTCCCTGACCGAACAGGTATTGGCGGCCTTTGAATCGGAAGAAAACGATGGAACCGCTTAG
- a CDS encoding rubrerythrin family protein produces the protein MGEKTRAGLKIAFQAEAEAYFRNLAFADQAIKDGYPQIAHMFRAIAEAEAVHCRNALKLRGVVKDTETNLQTAFERELLAKNEKYPELIRDAEAEGERPAALIFSRARDVEEMHATIYKHALDNLMEEREALYFVCGVCGYIAEGRIPDECPVCQAKPEKFREVK, from the coding sequence ATGGGTGAAAAGACGCGAGCCGGACTGAAAATCGCTTTTCAGGCGGAAGCCGAGGCTTATTTCCGCAACCTGGCCTTCGCCGATCAGGCCATCAAGGACGGCTATCCGCAAATCGCCCACATGTTCCGCGCCATCGCCGAGGCCGAAGCGGTGCACTGCCGCAACGCGCTGAAGCTGCGCGGCGTCGTCAAGGACACCGAAACCAACCTGCAAACCGCCTTCGAACGCGAATTGCTGGCGAAAAACGAAAAATATCCGGAACTGATCCGCGACGCCGAGGCCGAGGGCGAACGCCCGGCCGCGCTGATCTTCTCGCGCGCCCGCGACGTCGAGGAAATGCACGCGACCATTTACAAACACGCGCTCGACAATCTGATGGAAGAGCGCGAAGCGCTTTATTTCGTCTGCGGCGTCTGCGGATACATCGCCGAGGGCCGGATTCCCGACGAATGCCCCGTTTGTCAGGCGAAACCCGAAAAATTCCGCGAGGTAAAATAA
- a CDS encoding ferritin family protein: MAQLYAGLTVLEILGIAIKKELGAARFYRRTADQMVNPLIKNRFLALAKDERMHRAMLGAEYKRLTGEAKEPPLPNLEFPKDEEYDFSNFAVEDALQFAIRAERDAQKLYAEAARASRDPRGKRLLDYLVEFEKGHERQLRAELDFYKKSPLWFEDTEDLIHVGP, encoded by the coding sequence ATGGCGCAGTTGTACGCAGGCTTGACGGTTCTGGAAATCCTGGGCATCGCGATTAAAAAGGAACTCGGCGCCGCTCGCTTCTACCGCCGCACCGCCGATCAGATGGTCAATCCGCTGATCAAAAACCGCTTCCTCGCCCTGGCCAAGGACGAGCGCATGCATCGCGCCATGCTCGGCGCCGAATACAAGCGCCTGACCGGCGAGGCGAAAGAGCCGCCGCTGCCGAACCTGGAATTCCCGAAAGACGAAGAATACGATTTTTCGAACTTCGCGGTGGAGGACGCGCTGCAGTTCGCGATCCGCGCCGAGCGCGACGCCCAGAAGTTGTACGCCGAGGCGGCCCGCGCCAGTCGCGACCCGCGCGGCAAGCGCCTGCTGGATTACCTGGTTGAATTCGAGAAAGGTCACGAACGCCAACTGCGGGCCGAATTGGACTTCTATAAGAAGTCACCGTTGTGGTTCGAGGACACCGAAGACCTGATTCATGTCGGTCCCTAG